In Cloacibacterium caeni, a single window of DNA contains:
- the fahA gene encoding fumarylacetoacetase codes for MKSFINYPQNSDFSIHNIPFGVAVFNREYIACCTRIGDLVIDLATLYDYGFFDEIEGLNENVFEAYTLNEFIELGKPVTNAVRLKIQELLLEGSSLSHDEKTIEECFYDLDKVQMMMPLHVQNYTDFYSSIEHATNVGKMFRDPANALLPNWKHLPVGYHGRASSIVVSGINFHRPKGQMKPADAEKPIFGASKQLDFELEMAFVLNKNTEIGESISTQEAEDAIFGMVIFNDWSARDIQSWEYVPLGPFLGKNFCSSISPWVVTLEALEPFRTASPKQEPEVLDYLKFEGDKNFDINLEVYLQPENGEENLICKSNYKYMYWNMTQQLAHHTINGCNVEVGDLYASGTISGSEPNSFGSMLELTWRGQNPLKLSDGTERKFIEDHDTIIMRGFSEKNGIRVGFGEVRGKVLPAK; via the coding sequence ATGAAATCTTTTATAAATTATCCTCAAAATTCAGATTTTTCTATTCATAATATTCCTTTTGGTGTAGCGGTTTTTAACAGAGAATACATCGCTTGTTGTACCAGAATTGGCGATTTGGTGATAGACCTTGCTACTTTATACGATTACGGATTTTTTGACGAAATAGAAGGGTTAAATGAAAACGTTTTCGAAGCATACACGCTCAATGAATTTATAGAACTCGGAAAACCGGTAACCAATGCTGTTCGTTTAAAAATTCAGGAACTTTTATTAGAAGGTTCATCGCTGTCTCATGACGAAAAAACCATAGAAGAATGTTTCTATGATTTAGATAAAGTACAAATGATGATGCCACTTCACGTACAGAATTATACTGATTTTTACAGCAGTATAGAACACGCTACCAATGTGGGAAAAATGTTTCGTGACCCTGCAAATGCATTGCTCCCGAATTGGAAACATTTACCGGTAGGTTATCACGGTCGTGCTTCTTCTATCGTGGTTTCGGGAATTAATTTTCACAGACCAAAAGGTCAAATGAAACCTGCAGATGCAGAAAAACCAATTTTTGGTGCTTCAAAACAATTAGATTTTGAGCTAGAAATGGCTTTTGTATTGAATAAAAATACAGAAATTGGCGAAAGTATCTCTACTCAAGAAGCCGAAGATGCAATATTTGGAATGGTGATTTTTAACGATTGGAGTGCTAGAGACATTCAGAGTTGGGAATATGTTCCTCTTGGTCCATTTTTAGGGAAAAATTTCTGTTCGTCTATTTCACCTTGGGTGGTAACCTTAGAAGCTTTAGAACCCTTTAGAACTGCATCACCAAAACAAGAACCTGAAGTTTTAGATTATCTGAAATTTGAAGGAGATAAAAATTTCGATATCAACTTAGAAGTGTATTTACAACCAGAAAACGGCGAAGAAAACCTCATCTGCAAAAGCAATTACAAATACATGTACTGGAATATGACGCAACAATTGGCACATCACACCATCAATGGTTGTAATGTGGAAGTTGGCGATTTATATGCTTCAGGAACGATTTCTGGAAGTGAACCGAATAGTTTTGGTTCAATGCTAGAATTGACTTGGCGCGGACAAAACCCGCTAAAACTTTCAGATGGAACTGAAAGAAAATTTATAGAAGACCACGACACCATCATTATGAGAGGTTTCTCTGAAAAAAACGGAATAAGAGTAGGTTTTGGAGAAGTAAGAGGAAAAGTTTTGCCAGCTAAGTAA
- a CDS encoding flavin reductase family protein: MKTINPSELSPMQVQMILQTAVSPRPIALASTIDKNGNVNLSPFSFFNLFSSNPPILIFSPARRVRDNSTKDTLHNVLEVPEVVIGNVNFDMVQQVSLSSTEYETSVDEFIKSGLTKKPAELVKPPLITESPVNFECKVIEVKPLGNEGGAGNLVICEVLKIHIREEFLNEEGNLDQKKLDLVSRLGGNWYGRTTPETLFEVPKPLVTKGIGFDQLPSEIKHSKVFTGNDLGMLANVEQLPEGNFFADENLHLEAQNLLLEGEIEEAWKVLTQ; encoded by the coding sequence ATGAAAACAATCAATCCATCAGAATTATCACCAATGCAAGTGCAAATGATTTTGCAAACGGCTGTTTCTCCGCGACCTATCGCACTGGCTTCTACCATAGACAAAAACGGAAATGTGAATCTTTCGCCGTTTAGTTTTTTTAATTTATTCAGTTCTAATCCACCAATTTTAATTTTTTCTCCAGCAAGAAGAGTTCGAGATAATTCTACAAAAGACACACTTCATAATGTGCTAGAAGTTCCAGAAGTGGTGATTGGAAACGTGAATTTTGATATGGTTCAGCAAGTTTCCCTTTCGTCTACAGAATATGAAACGAGTGTAGATGAATTTATTAAATCTGGATTAACTAAAAAACCAGCAGAATTAGTAAAACCACCACTCATTACAGAATCACCCGTGAATTTTGAATGCAAAGTCATCGAGGTAAAACCTCTTGGAAACGAAGGTGGCGCTGGAAATTTAGTCATCTGCGAAGTTTTAAAAATTCATATCAGAGAAGAGTTTTTAAATGAAGAAGGAAACCTAGATCAGAAAAAACTAGATTTGGTTTCTAGACTAGGCGGAAACTGGTACGGAAGAACAACTCCAGAAACTTTATTCGAAGTTCCAAAACCATTGGTTACCAAAGGAATTGGCTTTGATCAATTGCCTTCAGAAATTAAACATTCCAAAGTTTTTACAGGAAATGATTTAGGAATGTTGGCGAATGTAGAACAACTCCCAGAAGGAAATTTCTTCGCAGATGAAAATTTACATCTAGAAGCTCAAAACCTGCTTTTAGAAGGCGAAATAGAGGAAGCTTGGAAAGTTTTAACTCAATAA
- a CDS encoding NUDIX hydrolase has product MQNSLEILLQQLQDAELGGFDAQKDYAPPYRSLLTQEEILAKNPKYAAVNILLYPKNGEWHFPLIHRTHNENDRHSGQISLPGGKKDDTDADFAETAIRETWEEIGVTTSQIKIVRELSPIYIPPSNFFVYAFLSYSESWPDFNHQQTEVQEILEVPLSVIRDLPKPPLTMELPRTNGYKVPYFDFQNHKIWGATSMILSELNELLKNV; this is encoded by the coding sequence ATGCAAAATTCTTTAGAAATACTATTACAGCAGTTGCAAGACGCAGAGTTGGGCGGTTTTGATGCGCAAAAAGATTATGCGCCACCTTATCGTTCTCTGCTCACGCAAGAAGAAATTTTGGCCAAAAATCCTAAATACGCCGCCGTTAATATTTTACTCTATCCCAAAAACGGAGAATGGCACTTTCCGCTCATCCACAGAACCCACAATGAGAATGACAGACATTCTGGGCAAATTTCGCTTCCTGGTGGTAAAAAAGATGACACCGATGCAGATTTTGCAGAAACCGCCATCCGTGAAACTTGGGAAGAAATAGGCGTTACCACTTCACAAATCAAAATCGTGAGAGAACTCTCTCCTATTTATATTCCGCCAAGTAATTTTTTCGTGTATGCTTTTCTGTCTTACTCCGAATCTTGGCCAGATTTTAATCACCAACAAACCGAAGTTCAAGAAATTCTAGAAGTTCCACTTTCTGTGATTCGAGATTTGCCAAAACCACCTTTAACCATGGAATTGCCACGAACCAATGGATATAAAGTTCCTTATTTTGATTTCCAAAACCATAAAATTTGGGGTGCCACTTCTATGATTTTGAGTGAATTGAACGAGTTGCTAAAAAATGTTTAA
- a CDS encoding CBS domain-containing protein: MRTIKHILDRKSRELAIIEPEKTVFEALKLMADKNIGSVIVMDGTRYLGILSERNYARQVVLLNKSSKQLPVKEIMRTDLPKLSKNDPIEKCMEIMTQLNVRYLPVVENETLIGLISVKDLLDEVLLHQKDVIENLTHYINT; encoded by the coding sequence ATGAGAACTATAAAACACATTCTTGATAGAAAATCAAGAGAACTCGCCATCATCGAACCTGAAAAAACCGTTTTCGAAGCTTTAAAATTAATGGCAGACAAAAACATAGGCTCTGTTATTGTAATGGATGGAACACGATATCTCGGCATTCTTTCGGAGAGAAATTACGCACGCCAAGTTGTTCTCCTCAACAAAAGTTCTAAGCAACTTCCGGTAAAAGAAATTATGAGAACAGACCTCCCAAAACTTTCTAAAAATGACCCCATCGAAAAATGTATGGAAATCATGACTCAACTCAATGTGAGATATTTGCCTGTGGTAGAAAATGAAACACTCATCGGTCTAATTTCTGTAAAAGACCTTCTAGACGAAGTTTTATTGCACCAAAAAGACGTCATCGAAAATCTTACCCACTATATCAACACTTAA
- a CDS encoding acetyl-CoA hydrolase/transferase family protein has translation MYNYVTAEEALSLVQSNQRIFFHGSACTPNYLISELAKQAHRLRDVEVVSITVQGEVEIAKPEYRDSFYINSLFVSAPVREAVNSDRGDFVPVFLSEIPILFKNNILPLDVAIIQVSPPDQHGYCSLGTSVDVARSAVDSAKYVIAQVNPKMPRTLGDSMLHVKRIDKMVWHETDLLTVDYAAKVSDDERTIGKYIAEMVEDKSTLQMGIGTIPDAVLSSLHNHKDLGVHTEMISDGIIDLVANDVVNNKYKGTHLNKTITAFCFGTKKLYDFIDNNPSFQFMDVTHVNNPSIIRRNKKLVAINSAIEVDLTGQVCADSIGTYQYSGIGGQMDFIRGAALSEGGKPIIALTSRTKKGIPRIVPYLKEGAGVVTTRGHIHYVVTEYGVAYLYGKNMRQRAKLLIDIAHPDDREMLDKFCFERFKSHAL, from the coding sequence ATGTATAATTACGTCACGGCAGAAGAAGCCTTATCACTTGTCCAGAGCAACCAAAGAATATTTTTTCACGGGAGTGCTTGCACACCTAATTATTTGATTTCGGAATTAGCAAAACAAGCCCATAGATTAAGAGATGTAGAGGTGGTTTCTATTACCGTTCAAGGTGAAGTAGAAATCGCAAAACCAGAATATAGAGACAGTTTTTACATCAACTCACTTTTTGTTTCGGCACCAGTAAGAGAAGCGGTAAATAGTGACAGAGGAGATTTTGTTCCCGTTTTTTTGAGTGAAATCCCTATTTTATTTAAAAATAATATTCTTCCGTTAGATGTAGCCATTATTCAGGTTTCACCACCAGATCAGCACGGTTATTGTTCCCTGGGAACTTCTGTAGACGTAGCGAGAAGTGCCGTAGATTCTGCAAAATATGTAATTGCACAGGTAAATCCTAAAATGCCAAGAACACTAGGAGATTCTATGCTTCATGTAAAAAGAATTGATAAAATGGTTTGGCATGAAACCGATTTATTAACAGTAGATTACGCTGCGAAAGTTTCTGATGATGAAAGAACCATCGGAAAATACATTGCCGAAATGGTAGAAGATAAATCTACGCTTCAAATGGGAATTGGCACGATTCCAGATGCGGTTCTAAGTTCACTACACAATCACAAAGATTTAGGTGTACACACGGAAATGATTAGTGACGGAATCATAGATTTAGTTGCGAATGACGTAGTAAACAATAAATATAAAGGAACACATCTCAACAAAACCATTACTGCATTTTGTTTTGGGACAAAAAAATTATACGATTTCATAGACAACAATCCTTCATTCCAGTTTATGGATGTGACTCATGTAAACAATCCTTCTATCATTAGAAGAAACAAAAAATTAGTAGCCATCAATTCTGCTATAGAAGTAGATTTAACAGGTCAAGTTTGTGCAGATTCTATTGGCACTTATCAATATTCAGGAATTGGCGGACAAATGGATTTTATTCGTGGAGCTGCACTTTCTGAAGGTGGAAAACCTATTATTGCCCTTACTTCTAGAACCAAAAAAGGAATTCCTAGAATTGTTCCTTACCTAAAAGAAGGAGCTGGTGTAGTAACAACCAGAGGTCATATTCACTATGTAGTAACAGAATATGGAGTAGCTTATCTCTACGGAAAAAACATGAGACAGCGTGCAAAACTACTCATAGACATTGCCCATCCTGATGACAGAGAAATGCTTGATAAATTCTGCTTCGAACGATTTAAATCACACGCATTGTAA
- a CDS encoding homogentisate 1,2-dioxygenase, whose amino-acid sequence MRYTTLGKIPQKRHTIFKSEEGNFYYEQLFGTEGFHGISSLLYHIYRPTQIKSIGTPKDVTPKIAVDRNITPRMFKGVQITPENDYLESRKVLLLNNDLKMGLAKPKKSTDYFYKNAECDELLFVHEGKGTLKTFVGNLDFEKGDYLIIPRGTIYQVELETKENVFFFLEAHSPIYTPKRYRNEFGQLLEHSPFCERDIIAPTFVEPKDEKGEFLIKVKKENLIWDFIYATHPFDVVGWDGYFYPYKFNIKNFEPITGRVHLPPPIHQNFEAHNFVICSFVARMYDYHPQAIPAPYNHSNIDSDEVLFYTEGDFMSRNHIDLMDFTLHPGGIVHGPHPGAMERSIGKKFTEEYAVMIDPFRPLKITEEAMKVEDKSYATSWLDTEENYLHDRSQE is encoded by the coding sequence ATGAGATACACCACATTAGGAAAAATTCCGCAAAAAAGACATACCATTTTTAAATCCGAGGAAGGGAATTTCTATTACGAACAGCTTTTTGGGACTGAAGGTTTTCACGGAATCTCTTCGTTACTGTATCATATTTACAGACCTACACAGATTAAATCTATTGGAACACCAAAAGATGTTACTCCAAAAATTGCAGTAGACCGAAACATCACGCCGCGAATGTTTAAAGGTGTACAAATCACTCCAGAAAATGATTATTTAGAAAGTAGAAAAGTTTTGTTGTTAAACAACGATTTAAAAATGGGCTTGGCAAAGCCTAAAAAATCTACTGATTATTTTTATAAAAATGCAGAATGTGACGAACTGCTTTTCGTACATGAAGGAAAAGGCACACTGAAAACCTTTGTAGGGAATTTAGACTTCGAAAAAGGAGATTATCTTATCATTCCAAGAGGAACGATTTATCAAGTAGAGTTAGAAACTAAAGAAAATGTCTTTTTCTTTTTAGAAGCACACTCCCCGATTTATACGCCAAAAAGATACAGAAATGAGTTCGGGCAATTGCTGGAACATTCCCCTTTTTGCGAAAGAGATATTATCGCACCCACTTTTGTAGAACCCAAAGACGAAAAAGGAGAATTTCTCATTAAAGTAAAAAAAGAAAACCTGATTTGGGATTTTATTTACGCTACGCATCCTTTTGATGTGGTAGGTTGGGACGGTTATTTCTACCCTTATAAATTCAATATCAAAAATTTTGAACCGATTACGGGAAGAGTACATTTACCACCACCCATTCATCAGAATTTTGAAGCGCATAATTTTGTAATTTGTTCTTTTGTGGCGAGAATGTACGATTATCATCCTCAAGCGATTCCTGCACCATATAACCACTCCAATATAGATTCAGACGAGGTTCTTTTCTACACTGAAGGAGATTTTATGAGCCGAAATCACATTGACTTAATGGATTTTACGCTTCATCCTGGCGGAATTGTTCACGGACCTCATCCTGGTGCGATGGAAAGAAGCATTGGCAAAAAATTTACCGAAGAATATGCGGTAATGATAGATCCTTTCAGACCACTGAAAATTACAGAAGAAGCGATGAAAGTGGAAGATAAATCTTACGCTACCAGTTGGTTAGATACTGAAGAAAATTATTTACACGACAGAAGTCAAGAGTAA
- a CDS encoding four helix bundle protein encodes MSKINSHKDLKVWQESMDFVVEIYKLLEQFPDEEKFILTNQIKRAAISIPSNIAEGAGRESNQEFFRFLSISQGSLSELETQLEIAEKLKYITLNDEIKKQIIFIRIMLTNLKKSLINKK; translated from the coding sequence ATGTCAAAAATAAATTCACATAAAGACTTAAAAGTTTGGCAAGAATCCATGGATTTTGTTGTAGAAATCTATAAACTTTTAGAACAATTTCCAGATGAAGAAAAATTTATACTTACTAATCAAATAAAAAGAGCAGCCATTTCTATTCCTTCTAATATTGCAGAAGGAGCTGGTAGAGAATCAAATCAAGAATTCTTTAGATTTCTTAGTATTTCTCAAGGCTCACTTTCAGAGCTTGAAACTCAATTAGAAATTGCTGAAAAATTAAAATATATCACTTTAAATGATGAAATAAAAAAACAAATAATTTTCATTAGAATAATGCTGACTAATCTCAAAAAATCATTAATCAATAAAAAGTAA
- a CDS encoding Crp/Fnr family transcriptional regulator, producing MNNSIDSLLKFINSSVTLCLEEESLISKYFEIKEYQKNEIILNAGEICNYLYFIDKGLLRTFHVNANGSEFTRLIVSENKFCTILLSFQERIASPATIQALENTIVFAISKENFEKITSISANAQSLYVKILEEFQNFQIKRIEFLTSFSPKEKTEIFLKENSELETRLTDKVIASYLQITPETYCRCKKNLES from the coding sequence ATGAATAACTCCATTGATTCTTTACTAAAATTTATTAATTCTTCGGTTACACTCTGTTTGGAAGAAGAAAGTTTAATCTCTAAATATTTTGAAATTAAAGAATATCAAAAAAATGAAATTATTTTAAATGCTGGAGAAATCTGCAATTATCTATATTTTATTGACAAAGGATTGCTCAGAACTTTTCATGTGAATGCTAATGGAAGCGAATTTACTCGACTGATTGTTTCCGAAAATAAATTCTGTACTATTCTGCTCAGTTTTCAAGAAAGAATTGCTTCACCAGCAACCATTCAAGCATTAGAGAACACTATCGTTTTTGCTATTTCTAAAGAAAATTTTGAAAAAATAACTTCTATTTCTGCCAATGCACAATCTTTATATGTAAAAATTTTAGAAGAATTTCAGAATTTTCAAATCAAAAGAATAGAATTCCTTACCTCTTTTTCACCCAAAGAAAAAACTGAAATCTTTTTAAAAGAAAATTCAGAATTAGAAACTAGATTAACAGACAAGGTAATTGCTTCTTATTTGCAGATTACTCCAGAAACATATTGCAGATGTAAGAAAAATTTGGAATCTTGA
- a CDS encoding lysophospholipid acyltransferase family protein: MAKKSIFTDSFGNIYFLKRFIIFILGMISYRRFNGFNKLKITGTEHLVNLPKNNVLFVSNHQTYFADVAAMYHVFCAVNNGYMNTIKNPVYLLNPKVDFYYVAAEETMNKGILARIFKLAGAITVKRTWRAEGKNVNRMVDLREVENILKALDNGWVISFPQGTTSAFAQGRKGTAKLVQQQRCIVIPIKINGFRRAFDKKGLRVKVTGVEPTMQFKAPLDIDYDNEKAEDILNKIMHAIEQTPEHNVLHDYDKEYQERKKQEKKDE; encoded by the coding sequence ATGGCGAAGAAAAGCATTTTTACAGATTCTTTCGGGAATATTTACTTTTTAAAGAGATTTATCATCTTCATCTTGGGAATGATTTCCTACAGAAGATTTAATGGGTTCAACAAACTGAAAATTACAGGAACCGAGCATTTGGTAAACCTCCCGAAAAACAATGTATTGTTCGTATCTAATCACCAAACGTATTTTGCTGATGTAGCAGCAATGTACCACGTTTTCTGTGCCGTGAATAATGGATACATGAACACCATCAAAAATCCTGTCTACCTGCTGAATCCAAAAGTAGATTTTTACTACGTAGCCGCAGAAGAAACCATGAATAAAGGGATTTTGGCAAGAATTTTTAAATTGGCTGGAGCAATTACCGTAAAAAGAACTTGGCGCGCCGAAGGAAAAAATGTGAACAGAATGGTAGATTTAAGAGAAGTAGAAAATATTCTGAAAGCGCTAGATAATGGTTGGGTAATTTCTTTTCCGCAAGGTACTACTTCTGCTTTTGCACAAGGTAGAAAAGGAACAGCTAAACTCGTTCAGCAGCAGCGTTGTATCGTTATTCCTATCAAAATCAATGGATTCCGAAGAGCATTTGACAAAAAAGGATTGAGAGTAAAAGTGACAGGTGTAGAACCTACTATGCAGTTCAAAGCGCCACTAGATATAGATTACGACAACGAAAAAGCGGAAGATATTCTTAACAAAATTATGCACGCCATCGAGCAAACTCCTGAGCATAACGTGTTACACGATTACGACAAAGAATATCAGGAGCGCAAAAAACAAGAGAAAAAAGACGAGTAA
- a CDS encoding alpha/beta hydrolase family protein has translation MKFTVEKNIVLENLATKSFLVDAFVPKKEEKLPLVIFAHGYKGYKDWGAWNLMAEKFAKNGFYFVKFNFSHNGTSPENPNDFADLESFAQNNYSKELSDLNFVIEHFSKDNRVEAEHITLIGHSRGGGISIIAASENSKIKNLITLASVDTLNRFPVGEKLEEWKNQGVYYNYNSRTKQQMPHHIQFLEDYLANEDRFSVEKAVKNFKGNFLIIHGSEDEAVPFSAAENLHSWAGKSELILVEKGNHTFGAKEPWLDFKLPTLLNAVVNDCIKFLK, from the coding sequence AAATTTACTGTAGAAAAAAATATCGTTTTAGAAAATCTTGCAACCAAATCTTTTTTGGTAGATGCTTTTGTTCCAAAAAAAGAAGAGAAATTACCACTCGTAATTTTTGCTCATGGTTACAAAGGTTATAAAGATTGGGGCGCTTGGAATTTGATGGCGGAAAAGTTTGCTAAAAACGGATTTTATTTCGTGAAATTTAACTTTTCTCATAACGGAACTTCGCCTGAGAATCCAAATGATTTTGCAGATTTAGAAAGTTTCGCACAGAATAATTATTCTAAGGAATTGAGCGATTTAAATTTCGTAATAGAGCATTTTAGCAAAGATAATCGAGTAGAAGCAGAACATATTACTTTAATCGGACATTCTAGAGGTGGTGGAATCTCTATCATTGCTGCCTCTGAAAATTCTAAAATCAAAAACCTCATCACTTTGGCAAGTGTAGACACATTGAATAGATTTCCTGTTGGCGAAAAATTAGAAGAATGGAAAAATCAAGGTGTTTACTACAATTACAACAGCCGAACCAAGCAACAAATGCCTCATCATATTCAGTTTTTAGAAGATTACTTAGCAAATGAAGATAGATTTTCTGTAGAAAAAGCTGTTAAAAATTTTAAAGGAAATTTCTTAATTATTCACGGTTCAGAAGATGAAGCAGTTCCGTTTTCAGCTGCCGAAAATTTACATTCTTGGGCAGGAAAGTCAGAATTAATTCTGGTGGAAAAAGGCAACCATACTTTTGGAGCCAAAGAACCTTGGTTAGATTTTAAATTACCCACTTTGCTAAATGCTGTGGTGAATGATTGTATCAAATTTTTGAAATAA
- the hppD gene encoding 4-hydroxyphenylpyruvate dioxygenase: MSTLTFAEKIAQAENFLPINGTDYIEFYVGNAKQAAHYYKTAFGFQSVAYAGPETGVRDRASYVVQQGKIRLVLTSGLSSDSPICEHQKKHGDGVKILALWVDDAYKAFEETTNRGAKPYLEPKTLKDEFGEVKMAGIYTYGETVHMFIERKNYDGPFMPGYEKWESDYNPSDCGLLYVDHCVGNVGWDRMIPVVKWYEEVMGFVNILSFDDKQINTEYSALMSKVMSNGNGFAKFPINEPAEGKKKSQVEEYLDFYEGEGVQHIAVATKDIIKTVTELKARGVEFLSAPPEAYYEMVPERVGTIHEDIKKLQDLGILIDCDEEGYLLQIFTKPVEDRPTLFYEIIERHGAQSFGAGNFKALFEALEREQARRGNL; the protein is encoded by the coding sequence ATGAGCACACTTACTTTTGCCGAAAAAATAGCGCAGGCAGAGAATTTTCTTCCAATAAATGGAACAGATTATATAGAATTTTATGTAGGAAATGCTAAGCAAGCAGCCCATTATTACAAAACTGCTTTCGGTTTTCAGAGCGTAGCTTATGCAGGGCCAGAAACTGGCGTAAGAGATAGAGCTTCTTATGTAGTGCAACAAGGAAAAATAAGATTGGTTCTTACCTCTGGTTTATCTTCGGATTCACCAATTTGTGAACACCAAAAAAAACATGGTGATGGAGTAAAAATTCTTGCACTTTGGGTAGATGATGCCTATAAAGCATTTGAAGAAACCACAAATCGTGGTGCAAAACCTTACTTGGAGCCCAAAACGCTAAAAGATGAATTCGGGGAAGTAAAAATGGCAGGAATTTATACCTACGGCGAAACCGTTCACATGTTCATCGAAAGAAAAAATTACGACGGGCCATTTATGCCAGGATACGAAAAATGGGAATCTGATTATAACCCTTCGGATTGTGGATTGCTTTATGTAGACCATTGCGTAGGAAATGTAGGTTGGGACAGAATGATTCCTGTGGTAAAATGGTATGAAGAAGTAATGGGATTTGTGAATATTTTAAGTTTTGACGATAAGCAAATTAACACCGAATATTCTGCACTCATGTCAAAAGTAATGAGCAACGGAAACGGATTTGCTAAATTCCCTATTAATGAACCAGCAGAAGGAAAGAAAAAATCTCAGGTAGAAGAATATCTAGATTTCTACGAAGGAGAAGGAGTTCAGCACATTGCAGTAGCGACTAAAGACATCATAAAAACGGTAACAGAATTGAAAGCGAGAGGAGTAGAATTCCTTTCAGCACCACCAGAAGCTTACTACGAAATGGTTCCAGAAAGAGTGGGAACAATACACGAAGACATTAAAAAACTTCAAGATTTAGGAATTCTAATCGACTGTGACGAAGAAGGTTATCTTTTACAAATTTTTACAAAACCTGTAGAAGACCGCCCTACTCTTTTCTACGAAATTATAGAAAGACATGGTGCGCAAAGCTTCGGAGCTGGTAATTTCAAAGCATTATTTGAAGCCTTAGAAAGAGAACAAGCCAGAAGAGGCAACCTATAA
- a CDS encoding UDP-N-acetylmuramate--L-alanine ligase, producing MNIHFIAIGGAAMHNLAIALKNKGYQITGSDDAIFEPSLSQLQKNGLLPEGLGWFPEKISENLDAVILGMHAKKENPELLKAQELGIKIYSYPEFLYEQSKEKTRVVIAGSHGKTTITSMVLHTLQYHHFDTDFMVGAPLDGFDCMVKISSENDFIILEGDEYLSSPIDSRPKFLHYHPNIALISGISWDHINVFKTEEEYVDAFRNFIKNITSGGILVYNEEDENLVKLVDEAENYFRKMPYKTPNYETKNGKTSVETEMGQIPLKIFGKHNLLNLEGARLICNQLGILDEDFYEAMMSFSGASKRLEKVKRNDDVILYRDFAHAPSKVKASVDAFAEQFPNMNKVGFLELHTYSSLNPAFLPQYKNTLAQLDKAVVFYDLEALKIKNMTPISPELIKESFGKENLQVFTNADDLKNFWQNLEKSNAAFLMMSSGNLGGISLT from the coding sequence ATGAACATTCATTTCATTGCGATTGGCGGTGCTGCGATGCACAATCTTGCCATAGCTCTCAAAAATAAAGGTTACCAAATCACAGGTTCAGATGATGCTATTTTTGAACCTTCTCTTTCTCAATTGCAAAAAAACGGACTTCTTCCTGAAGGTTTAGGTTGGTTTCCTGAGAAAATTTCTGAAAATCTAGACGCAGTTATTCTAGGAATGCACGCCAAAAAAGAGAATCCTGAACTCTTGAAAGCTCAAGAATTGGGCATTAAAATTTACTCTTATCCAGAATTTCTATACGAACAGAGCAAAGAAAAAACCAGAGTGGTGATTGCAGGTTCTCACGGTAAAACCACCATTACTTCGATGGTTCTTCATACGTTGCAATACCATCATTTCGACACAGATTTTATGGTTGGAGCACCGTTAGATGGTTTTGACTGCATGGTTAAAATTTCTTCAGAAAATGATTTTATCATCTTGGAAGGAGACGAATATCTTTCTTCGCCGATAGATTCTCGTCCGAAATTCTTGCATTATCATCCGAATATCGCTTTGATTTCAGGAATTTCTTGGGATCATATCAATGTTTTTAAAACGGAAGAAGAATATGTAGACGCTTTTAGAAATTTCATTAAAAATATTACTTCTGGTGGAATTTTAGTGTACAATGAAGAAGATGAAAACTTAGTAAAACTGGTAGACGAAGCGGAGAATTATTTCAGAAAAATGCCTTACAAAACGCCCAACTACGAAACCAAAAACGGTAAAACTTCAGTAGAGACAGAAATGGGGCAAATTCCGCTTAAAATTTTCGGAAAGCACAATTTACTGAATTTAGAAGGAGCAAGGCTTATTTGCAATCAATTGGGCATTTTAGACGAAGATTTCTACGAAGCTATGATGAGTTTCTCTGGCGCATCAAAACGTTTAGAAAAGGTAAAAAGAAATGATGATGTGATTTTGTACAGAGATTTTGCACACGCACCAAGCAAAGTGAAAGCATCGGTAGACGCTTTTGCAGAACAATTTCCCAATATGAACAAAGTAGGTTTTCTAGAACTTCACACCTACTCTTCTCTGAATCCCGCGTTTTTGCCTCAATACAAAAATACTTTAGCCCAACTTGATAAAGCGGTGGTTTTTTATGATTTGGAAGCTTTGAAAATTAAAAATATGACTCCTATTTCGCCTGAATTGATTAAAGAATCTTTCGGGAAGGAAAATTTACAGGTTTTTACCAATGCGGATGATTTGAAAAATTTTTGGCAAAATCTAGAAAAATCAAATGCTGCTTTCCTGATGATGAGCAGCGGAAATCTTGGCGGAATTTCTTTGACTTAA